The Deltaproteobacteria bacterium genome includes the window CATGGGCGAATTCCTTCAAGAATTTGTGGGCCACAAGCTCCATCCGGTCCGAATTGATCATGTGGCGGAAAAAGTATTTGTTCTTCTGATAATCTTTTTTCACGTTGTTGGTCAGGTCCGTGGAAGCGGTTCCCGTGGAGATCAGGACGATCTTGTAGTTGCCCAGGAAGGGTTGGATGGCCAGGGCGACGCCACTGTTATATTCCCCCACTAGCACGTCGACCTTGTCTTCCATAACCAGTTTTTTCATGGCCGTAATGCCTTTTTCCGGCTTGGATTCCGTATCCCCGACGATGATTTCGATCTTTTTACCGTGGATACCGCCAGCGGCGTTAATTTCCTCGGCCGCCAATTTAGCGGCATTGATGATCCCCTGCCCCACGACCATCTGTACCGGAGCCAGCACGCCGAAACGAACGGTGTCGATTTTGGCAAAATCCCGGTTGACCGCACCTGACGGCGTAACGGCCCATAAAAGACCTAAGAAGGCCATGCCCACTACCCAGTACGTTTTTACATTAAACATTATTTCCTCCTTTTCGGTTGAATTTGGCAGAATTCATAAAACCGGTGGTTCTCTTCTCTTTAAATCGGAAATAGTTGAAACCCGAGGAAGGTACTCAAGGAGGTGCCCGACCTGGAAAATTCAGCGCGCAATGCTTCATTCCATAATCCGGTTGTCTTTGGTCCATATTTTGGAATACCGTTTTAGATGTCTCGGAGGAATGCTAATCTATTCCCTCATATTCCGGAAATGTCAAGCTTTTTTTAGGCGAATCGAGAGCCCTTCTGAGGTTTTGCAACCGGGGGAACTCACGGGCAGGGAATACCCTCTGGGGAAAAAAATAGGGAGTTATTTGACTCTATCATGGGAAAAGGGCAGTTGGGCGTTGATTCGGAAAGCGATCTCCTCCGGTAACTTGAGCTTCCTGATCATCCGCAGACCCGGCCGCCACTGATAGTGATTCAGATCGATCGTTCCATCCGCCCTGAAGGAGACGCCTTCATTTTCCAACAAAGCCCGTTGCAGTTCCCCGCTGCCGACCTTGTAGGTTGAAAGCCCGCCATAATAATTGATTACCCGCTGCCAGGGCACCATTCGCCCACAGGAATATAGGATACGCCCCACTTGTCGCGCGGCCCGCGGGGTATCGGCCAGGGCGGCCACCTGCCCATAGGTCAGGACGTGTCCCGGCGGGATGGCCTGCACAATCTCCAGCACACGCTGCTGAAAAAG containing:
- a CDS encoding MGMT family protein encodes the protein MLEIVQAIPPGHVLTYGQVAALADTPRAARQVGRILYSCGRMVPWQRVINYYGGLSTYKVGSGELQRALLENEGVSFRADGTIDLNHYQWRPGLRMIRKLKLPEEIAFRINAQLPFSHDRVK